Proteins co-encoded in one Haloarcula pelagica genomic window:
- a CDS encoding proteasome assembly chaperone family protein, giving the protein MAETPRFELGESVESVDTLVVGVSAYGLAGLTAVDYLTDQRPMEQVGYLTGGGPPPITPFRDGVPRHHTRLYVDDERSFGVVVGERMVTVDAAAGVADAIEALCHTAETETVAVLSGVPMAHGPDDHVPFYIATEGYRASFLDGTDIRPMGNGFLDGLPAELLDRGIERDPLDVGVFTTPVHAQAPDAPAALRLLDALAAAHDLDTDTGPLEAFAANVEAHYQALAERLDAAEEDVMPDDRMYM; this is encoded by the coding sequence ATGGCTGAGACTCCGCGGTTCGAACTCGGTGAATCTGTCGAATCGGTCGATACGCTCGTCGTCGGTGTCTCGGCGTACGGGTTGGCCGGGCTGACCGCCGTCGACTACCTCACCGATCAGCGTCCGATGGAGCAGGTAGGCTACCTGACCGGTGGCGGGCCGCCGCCGATCACACCGTTCCGGGACGGCGTGCCGCGACACCACACTCGGCTGTACGTCGACGACGAGCGGTCGTTCGGCGTGGTCGTCGGCGAGCGGATGGTGACCGTCGACGCGGCCGCTGGCGTCGCCGACGCGATCGAGGCGCTCTGTCACACGGCCGAGACCGAGACAGTGGCGGTGCTGTCGGGTGTCCCGATGGCACACGGCCCGGACGACCACGTTCCGTTCTACATCGCGACCGAGGGGTACAGAGCGTCGTTCCTCGACGGGACCGACATCCGACCGATGGGGAACGGTTTTCTGGACGGTCTGCCGGCCGAACTGCTCGACCGCGGGATCGAACGGGACCCGCTCGACGTAGGCGTCTTCACCACGCCCGTTCACGCGCAAGCACCCGACGCCCCAGCGGCACTGCGCCTGCTCGACGCGCTGGCCGCCGCCCACGATCTCGATACCGACACCGGGCCGTTGGAGGCGTTCGCCGCGAACGTCGAGGCCCACTATCAGGCGCTGGCCGAGCGACTGGACGCGGCGGAGGAAGACGTGATGCCCGACGATAGAATGTACATGTAA
- a CDS encoding MFS transporter: MHPLLRNRTFLRLLAGRLVTNAGDSIYYVAALWLVHDLGGSTVYTGIASFLVMLPGMFQFLVGPLVDDLRVRTLLVSTQAIQALLVSTIPVADWLGVLSVEVVLVVIPLAALVNQVTYPAQSSALPRAVETEQLSTANSVFNTAHEGVNMTFNAVGGVLVGLAAVGAVGALLVDAVTFAVAIVLFAGLSLPDRESHTDATDGGTPDDGTAVDGETAPETVRERTRGYVGDFRDGLSYLRGTAFLPIIVPRILVSFVAGAMLAILPAYAALRGGSGLYGVLLSGLAAGAVVGSVLSAKLDGVPYGYLMIGGTVLTGVAWIGAAVSTWTPAIVACFALAIVYSGGNSVLFDTLIQTVVPEEMIGRVTSSMTTLEGIATPFGSLVGGAVAAVVGPVAILVALGVANFLGTAYILRSGSLRSLPPVADVERGDDRIERVAD, from the coding sequence GTGCACCCCCTCCTCCGGAACCGGACCTTCCTCCGTCTGCTGGCCGGCCGCCTCGTGACGAACGCGGGGGACAGCATCTACTACGTCGCCGCCCTGTGGCTGGTCCACGATCTGGGCGGCTCGACCGTCTACACCGGTATCGCGTCGTTTCTCGTGATGCTTCCCGGTATGTTCCAGTTCCTCGTTGGCCCGCTGGTCGACGACCTGCGGGTCCGGACGTTGCTCGTCTCGACGCAGGCCATCCAGGCCCTGCTCGTGTCGACGATCCCCGTCGCCGACTGGCTCGGCGTCCTCTCGGTGGAGGTGGTCCTCGTCGTCATCCCGCTGGCGGCGCTGGTCAACCAGGTCACCTACCCGGCACAGTCGTCGGCGCTCCCTCGCGCGGTCGAAACGGAACAGCTCTCGACCGCCAACTCCGTCTTCAACACGGCCCACGAGGGCGTCAACATGACCTTCAACGCCGTCGGCGGCGTGTTGGTCGGTCTAGCGGCGGTGGGCGCCGTCGGGGCGTTGCTCGTCGACGCGGTGACCTTCGCGGTCGCGATCGTCCTGTTCGCCGGGCTCTCGCTCCCGGACCGGGAGTCACACACTGACGCCACGGACGGGGGGACTCCCGACGACGGGACTGCGGTCGACGGGGAGACAGCGCCGGAGACCGTCCGCGAGCGGACCCGCGGCTACGTCGGCGACTTCCGTGACGGCCTCTCGTACCTCCGCGGGACGGCGTTCCTCCCGATCATCGTCCCTCGTATCCTCGTCAGTTTCGTCGCCGGTGCGATGCTGGCGATCCTGCCGGCCTACGCCGCGCTGCGTGGCGGCTCCGGGCTCTACGGCGTCTTGCTGTCGGGACTTGCCGCCGGCGCTGTGGTGGGCTCGGTCCTCTCGGCGAAACTCGACGGCGTCCCCTACGGCTACCTGATGATCGGCGGGACGGTGCTGACCGGGGTGGCCTGGATCGGTGCGGCCGTCTCGACGTGGACGCCCGCGATCGTCGCGTGCTTCGCGCTGGCGATCGTCTACTCCGGGGGCAACAGCGTCCTGTTCGACACGCTGATCCAGACGGTCGTCCCGGAGGAGATGATCGGCCGCGTGACCAGTTCGATGACGACGCTTGAGGGCATCGCCACCCCGTTCGGATCACTGGTCGGCGGTGCCGTCGCGGCCGTCGTCGGCCCGGTCGCGATCCTGGTTGCACTGGGCGTGGCGAACTTCCTCGGGACGGCGTACATCCTCCGTTCGGGCTCGCTCCGATCGCTCCCGCCGGTCGCGGATGTCGAGCGCGGCGACGACCGGATCGAGCGGGTCGCCGACTGA
- a CDS encoding type IV pilin N-terminal domain-containing protein — protein sequence MGGQFWRDSVGMSESIGVAVLVGMTIVMTATVGLSVLVFDTQADAGPQANFTFDYVGDSSLLLITHSQGDEFEAGTLELEGPQNTVTWAEVANTNESALVGPGDIAQLSSGNAYGAGVAQQDTVTIYYNTSGNRTQLDEWSGG from the coding sequence ATGGGAGGCCAGTTCTGGCGCGACTCGGTCGGGATGTCCGAATCGATCGGCGTCGCAGTGCTCGTCGGGATGACCATCGTGATGACGGCGACGGTCGGGCTGAGCGTGCTGGTGTTCGACACCCAGGCCGACGCCGGCCCGCAGGCGAACTTCACGTTCGACTACGTCGGCGACAGCAGCCTCCTGTTGATCACCCACAGCCAGGGCGACGAGTTCGAGGCCGGCACGCTCGAACTCGAAGGGCCACAGAACACGGTCACCTGGGCGGAAGTAGCGAACACGAACGAGTCGGCGCTGGTCGGTCCGGGTGACATCGCGCAGTTGAGTTCGGGCAACGCCTACGGCGCCGGCGTGGCCCAGCAGGACACAGTCACGATCTACTACAACACGAGCGGGAACCGGACGCAACTCGACGAGTGGTCGGGCGGCTGA
- a CDS encoding translation initiation factor eIF-2B translates to MIDETVEQIEEMQTHSSSVVAVKAAEALQTLTERDYPTVDEYLRALERNSSALRRANPSHASLYTTQRRIVQEVTEADPGDVETAKELTRSAVDAVVRDVETAKEEAAARAADLIVDHDVLFTHEYSSTVLDAIDRALADGASFEVYVTESRPRYIGRKAARKLADRDGVDVTLIVDSAAGHYLPEADRVLVGMDCIVEGTLYNRVGTYPIAATAADVGVPVTVVGAAAKFAEGAFAFENDFRSPTEVMREPAEGFTVANPAYDATPTRLLDSVVTDEGVTEY, encoded by the coding sequence ATGATAGACGAGACCGTCGAGCAGATCGAGGAGATGCAGACCCACAGCTCATCGGTCGTCGCCGTCAAGGCCGCCGAGGCGCTGCAGACGCTCACCGAGCGGGACTATCCCACCGTCGACGAGTATCTCCGGGCGCTCGAACGGAACAGTAGCGCACTCCGTCGTGCCAACCCCTCCCACGCGTCGCTGTACACGACCCAGCGACGGATCGTCCAGGAGGTGACCGAGGCGGACCCGGGCGATGTCGAGACAGCGAAAGAACTGACCCGGTCGGCCGTCGACGCCGTCGTCCGAGATGTCGAGACGGCAAAGGAGGAAGCCGCCGCGCGGGCGGCCGACCTCATCGTCGACCACGACGTATTGTTCACCCACGAGTACTCCTCAACGGTCCTGGACGCCATCGACAGGGCGCTGGCCGATGGGGCGTCCTTCGAGGTGTACGTCACCGAGTCCAGACCGCGCTACATCGGCCGGAAGGCGGCCCGGAAACTCGCCGACCGTGACGGCGTCGACGTGACGCTCATCGTCGACAGCGCCGCCGGCCACTACCTCCCGGAGGCCGACCGCGTGCTCGTCGGGATGGACTGTATCGTCGAGGGGACGCTGTACAACCGGGTCGGGACCTACCCCATCGCGGCGACGGCCGCCGACGTGGGTGTCCCGGTCACCGTCGTCGGGGCGGCCGCAAAGTTCGCCGAGGGGGCCTTCGCCTTCGAGAACGATTTCCGGTCCCCGACCGAAGTGATGCGGGAGCCTGCAGAAGGGTTCACCGTCGCCAACCCGGCCTACGACGCGACGCCGACGCGATTGCTCGATTCGGTCGTCACCGACGAGGGCGTCACCGAGTACTGA
- a CDS encoding DoxX family protein, with amino-acid sequence MSVVLSTGGLGLPGLWAALARRPLAHVDYVTDGPGAAIDAVQFALEVLSNPFNAAVLAVSALAVAGGAAAYLWVRPTITDIVILREKLAGYTDLVPWMIRLSVGLPLVGAGFQGYLFAPTITFDTAANPLVRLLFIGLGFFILFGLATRIVSAIGLGTYVSALFLDPGVVLALEYVPAFVALLILGGGRPSADDMLQAVASTEGTYYGRVDPVHLLKGFLDRRTQPYRRFVPTIVRVGMGLSFIYLGLIQKLAQPGSGLLVVEKYDLTAVVPVDPGLWVLGAGLTEIAVGVALIVGLFTRGAAAASFVLFTTTLFGLPDDPVLAHVALFGLASAIFTMGAGPLSLDYAIGRPAEEPDESAGLAAD; translated from the coding sequence ATGTCCGTTGTGCTGTCTACCGGTGGTCTCGGCCTGCCGGGGCTGTGGGCGGCGCTCGCCCGGCGACCGCTGGCCCACGTCGACTACGTCACCGACGGTCCCGGGGCCGCGATCGACGCCGTCCAGTTCGCCCTCGAAGTACTCTCGAACCCGTTCAACGCAGCCGTACTCGCGGTGTCGGCCCTCGCTGTGGCCGGCGGGGCGGCGGCGTACCTCTGGGTGCGACCGACGATCACCGACATCGTCATCCTCCGGGAGAAACTCGCGGGCTACACCGACCTCGTCCCGTGGATGATCCGCCTGAGCGTCGGGCTTCCGCTCGTCGGGGCGGGCTTTCAGGGGTATCTGTTCGCGCCCACGATCACTTTCGACACGGCCGCGAACCCTCTGGTCAGGCTCCTGTTTATCGGGCTCGGCTTTTTCATCCTGTTCGGGCTGGCGACCCGCATCGTCTCCGCTATCGGGCTCGGAACGTACGTCTCTGCGCTGTTTCTCGATCCTGGGGTCGTCCTCGCGCTAGAGTACGTGCCCGCCTTCGTCGCGCTACTGATCCTGGGGGGCGGACGGCCCAGTGCCGACGACATGCTCCAGGCCGTCGCCAGTACCGAGGGAACCTACTACGGGCGCGTCGACCCGGTCCATCTCCTCAAGGGGTTCCTCGACCGGCGCACCCAACCGTACCGCCGGTTCGTCCCGACGATCGTCCGGGTCGGCATGGGCCTGTCGTTCATCTATCTCGGGTTGATCCAGAAGCTCGCCCAGCCGGGCAGCGGCCTGCTCGTGGTCGAGAAGTACGATCTGACCGCGGTCGTCCCGGTCGACCCGGGGCTGTGGGTGCTCGGTGCCGGACTGACCGAGATCGCGGTCGGCGTGGCGCTGATCGTCGGGCTGTTCACGCGCGGGGCCGCCGCCGCGTCGTTCGTCCTCTTTACGACCACGCTGTTCGGGCTTCCGGACGACCCGGTACTGGCACACGTCGCGTTGTTCGGCCTCGCTTCGGCGATCTTCACGATGGGGGCCGGACCGCTCTCGCTGGACTACGCGATCGGACGCCCCGCCGAGGAACCCGACGAGAGCGCGGGCCTCGCGGCCGACTGA
- a CDS encoding universal stress protein: MKQVVVPVRYPLSANSRATLAEAIRIAESTDAALTVLHVNLYQNGQTVSRSALKATVEEEFGHLPRTRYVVRSGMLVEETILDEVAAQEADVVVIGDKQVGRWRQMIRRLVDDPNIEQFLREELDCDIVTVSPDSQPSRYSASSEN, translated from the coding sequence ATGAAACAGGTCGTCGTTCCGGTCCGGTATCCCCTCTCGGCGAACTCGCGGGCCACTCTCGCGGAAGCCATCCGGATCGCCGAATCCACCGACGCCGCGCTCACGGTGTTGCACGTCAACCTCTATCAGAACGGACAGACCGTCTCGCGGTCGGCACTCAAAGCCACCGTCGAAGAGGAGTTCGGTCACCTCCCCCGGACGCGCTACGTCGTCCGCTCGGGGATGCTCGTCGAGGAGACGATCTTAGACGAGGTGGCGGCCCAGGAGGCCGACGTGGTCGTGATCGGTGACAAGCAGGTCGGCCGCTGGCGCCAGATGATCCGTCGGCTGGTCGACGATCCGAACATCGAGCAGTTCCTGCGGGAGGAACTGGACTGTGACATCGTCACCGTCAGCCCCGACAGTCAGCCCTCGCGGTACTCGGCGTCCTCGGAGAACTGA
- a CDS encoding DUF5816 domain-containing protein, translated as MEQRTGPDGETLFIDREDGDIGTKAPFYVVYLDADRERRWGFFCGNCETFNNAMDSMGRIQCNDCSNLRKAEEWDAAHE; from the coding sequence ATGGAACAGCGAACAGGACCGGACGGCGAGACGTTGTTCATCGACCGCGAGGACGGCGATATCGGTACGAAAGCACCGTTTTACGTCGTCTATCTGGACGCCGACCGCGAGCGCCGCTGGGGCTTTTTCTGTGGCAACTGCGAGACGTTCAACAACGCGATGGACTCGATGGGACGCATCCAGTGCAACGACTGTAGCAACCTCCGCAAGGCAGAAGAGTGGGACGCGGCCCACGAGTAG
- a CDS encoding SDR family NAD(P)-dependent oxidoreductase produces the protein MDLTDSAAVVSGGSGPIGRAVVAALARAGADVAVGYHTDEESATTAVERAESHGVIARAVEADVTDESAAADLVGAGAELGPLGAVVTCAGYTDSSAVDQQTATDLDRHLAVNVAGAANVLRPAVERLQTGTDTGAGEGGAVVAVSSVAATLGTVDTAYAASKSGLEGYVRGLARELGPEGVRANVVAPGPVETPMNDAIVESLEERRFRGHETVDTLLDRYAAQPAEVASAVRFLLTHEFVTGEVLRVDGGMALD, from the coding sequence ATGGACCTGACAGACAGCGCCGCGGTCGTCTCCGGGGGGTCGGGACCGATCGGGCGGGCGGTCGTCGCGGCCCTCGCCCGCGCCGGCGCGGACGTGGCGGTCGGCTATCACACGGACGAGGAGAGCGCGACGACCGCCGTCGAGCGTGCCGAATCCCACGGCGTGATCGCTCGCGCCGTCGAGGCCGACGTGACCGACGAGTCCGCAGCCGCCGACCTCGTCGGTGCCGGGGCCGAACTCGGGCCGCTGGGCGCGGTCGTCACCTGTGCCGGCTACACCGACTCCAGTGCGGTCGACCAGCAGACGGCGACCGACCTGGACCGACACCTGGCGGTCAACGTCGCCGGCGCCGCGAACGTCCTCAGACCGGCCGTCGAGCGGCTGCAGACGGGGACCGACACCGGGGCCGGCGAGGGCGGGGCAGTCGTCGCCGTCTCCAGCGTCGCGGCGACCCTGGGAACGGTCGACACGGCCTACGCCGCGTCCAAGAGCGGGCTGGAGGGGTACGTCAGAGGGCTGGCTCGCGAACTCGGTCCCGAGGGCGTGCGGGCGAACGTCGTCGCGCCGGGACCGGTCGAGACACCGATGAACGACGCCATCGTCGAGTCCCTGGAGGAGCGGCGGTTCCGTGGCCACGAGACGGTCGACACGCTGTTGGACCGCTACGCCGCCCAGCCGGCGGAGGTGGCGAGCGCCGTCCGGTTCCTGCTCACCCACGAGTTCGTCACCGGCGAAGTGCTCCGCGTCGACGGCGGCATGGCGCTGGACTGA
- a CDS encoding MBL fold metallo-hydrolase has translation MTVDSDWDDWLLREVEAADPDGLAIWYLGCNGFILKSSGDTTVFIDPYLGIGDPPRTVRMVPVPFNPEDVIEADAVLGTHEHVDHVHGPSQAPILAGTGADYYTTDSGHDVIREEGWTKNWSVTDDQLHEVTEGDTVEIGDLTVHVEPANDPDAEHPVSYVFEHESGTFFHGGDARPGEFAPVGEAYDIDLGVLAFGAIGNIDDKETGEPVRTQWYNDENMIVQAANELQLDTLLPSHWDMWKGMTTEPTVLHNHASSFAYPDSLTVAKIGDRVDL, from the coding sequence ATGACGGTCGATTCTGACTGGGACGACTGGCTCCTGCGCGAGGTAGAGGCCGCCGACCCCGACGGACTGGCGATCTGGTATCTGGGCTGTAACGGCTTCATCCTCAAGTCCAGCGGCGACACGACGGTGTTTATCGACCCGTATCTCGGGATCGGGGACCCGCCACGGACCGTCCGGATGGTCCCGGTGCCGTTCAACCCCGAAGATGTCATCGAAGCCGACGCGGTGCTCGGGACCCACGAGCACGTCGACCACGTCCACGGCCCCTCCCAGGCGCCGATCCTCGCGGGCACGGGTGCGGACTACTACACGACCGACAGCGGCCACGACGTGATCCGCGAGGAGGGCTGGACGAAGAACTGGTCGGTCACCGACGACCAGCTCCACGAGGTCACGGAGGGCGACACGGTCGAGATCGGCGACCTCACCGTCCACGTCGAGCCGGCAAACGACCCCGACGCCGAACATCCCGTCTCGTACGTCTTCGAACACGAGTCGGGCACCTTCTTCCACGGCGGCGACGCCAGACCCGGTGAGTTCGCCCCCGTAGGGGAAGCCTACGATATCGATCTGGGCGTCCTGGCGTTCGGTGCCATCGGGAACATCGACGACAAGGAGACCGGCGAGCCGGTCCGCACGCAGTGGTACAACGACGAGAACATGATCGTCCAGGCGGCCAACGAACTCCAGTTGGACACGCTGTTGCCGAGCCACTGGGACATGTGGAAAGGGATGACGACCGAGCCGACGGTCCTGCACAACCACGCCAGCAGTTTCGCCTACCCCGACTCGCTGACCGTCGCGAAGATCGGCGACCGAGTCGATCTGTAG
- a CDS encoding mechanosensitive ion channel family protein has product MAAVPLLQATPTPDPSATTFGGLLPVPIPLWLGQILQTLVVLAGAYLASRLVVQLLGRRVAQRFKRPSLTRTVLRSIRVSVFLLALLSIMNIWGLNIGEIGLSVAVFSAVIGVIVAPIVGSFVSGVFLLADQPYEIGDMVELSDADQRGFVEDITLRHTKIFTLDNTFLVIPNGSMRERDVVNYSAEDSRTRLSLDVLVTYESDIDEARRLVEEAAREVDNVIGGGPNIRIGSARYPSAPTAYINTFGDHGVLLTLRYWVTEPYKLLAARSKVQTNVWARLDDADVEIAYPHSHLYFDDTSGQLQVSMDGQAEQPPDPAQFSEDAEYREG; this is encoded by the coding sequence ATGGCCGCTGTCCCGTTGTTACAGGCGACGCCGACCCCCGATCCGTCGGCCACGACGTTTGGCGGCCTGCTCCCGGTCCCGATCCCGCTGTGGCTCGGCCAGATCCTCCAGACGCTCGTGGTGCTGGCCGGGGCGTATCTCGCCTCGCGGTTGGTCGTGCAACTCCTGGGCCGCCGGGTCGCACAGCGATTCAAACGGCCGAGTCTGACCCGGACGGTGCTCCGTAGCATCCGCGTGAGCGTCTTCCTGCTCGCCCTGCTCTCGATTATGAACATCTGGGGGCTCAACATCGGCGAGATCGGGCTCTCTGTCGCCGTGTTCTCGGCGGTCATCGGTGTCATCGTCGCGCCGATCGTCGGGAGTTTCGTCTCCGGCGTGTTCCTGCTCGCGGACCAGCCCTACGAGATCGGCGACATGGTCGAACTCTCGGACGCGGACCAGCGGGGGTTCGTCGAGGACATCACGCTTCGACACACGAAGATATTCACTCTCGACAACACGTTCCTGGTCATCCCCAACGGTTCGATGCGGGAACGGGACGTGGTGAACTACTCCGCCGAGGACTCACGGACGCGACTCTCGCTGGACGTGCTGGTCACCTACGAGAGCGACATCGACGAGGCGCGCCGGCTCGTCGAGGAGGCCGCACGCGAGGTCGACAACGTCATCGGCGGCGGGCCGAACATCCGGATCGGCTCGGCCCGGTACCCGTCCGCGCCGACGGCGTACATCAACACCTTCGGCGACCACGGCGTCCTCCTGACGCTTCGGTACTGGGTCACCGAACCGTACAAACTGCTCGCGGCCCGCTCGAAGGTCCAGACGAACGTCTGGGCTCGGCTGGACGACGCCGACGTGGAGATCGCCTACCCCCACTCACATCTGTACTTCGACGACACGAGCGGTCAGCTCCAGGTTTCGATGGACGGGCAGGCGGAACAACCGCCCGATCCGGCTCAGTTCTCCGAGGACGCCGAGTACCGCGAGGGCTGA
- the priS gene encoding DNA primase small subunit PriS, with translation MEGRTRTYLRGRFGDHYRQASVTPPPAANEREWGYIPWTEGPGETMIRHESLLDLGDIEGFLGRDRPRHVYFSAGRYDDPSASQMSAKGWRSSDLVFDLDADHLPSVTLGEDSYAEMLAKCKDALLRLLDFLEDDFGFEDLTVVFSGGRGYHVHVRDEGVKPLERNARREIVDYVRGIGLEFDELVSAEAVAGTAGRSSPAQKRLLDTSGGWSARAHRHLLSLFDEVLAMEESEAVARLREYDRIGEGKAEAALTAARNNYEELEAGNIDVHPAVFQLAKLVVHEAVAADNAPIDEPVTTDTNRLIRLPGSLHGGSGLAVRRIDRDEIDAFDPLVDAVPETFRGHEITVEVTDGGRVELDGDTFTLEEREVTVPEAVGVFLMARGRAEKSQE, from the coding sequence ATGGAAGGGCGGACCCGTACCTATCTCAGAGGCCGCTTTGGCGACCACTACCGACAGGCGTCGGTGACGCCGCCGCCGGCCGCGAACGAGCGCGAGTGGGGGTACATCCCGTGGACGGAGGGTCCGGGGGAGACGATGATCCGCCACGAGTCGCTGCTTGACCTGGGTGACATCGAGGGGTTCCTCGGACGCGACCGCCCCCGACACGTCTACTTCTCGGCCGGTCGGTACGACGACCCAAGCGCCTCCCAGATGAGCGCGAAAGGGTGGCGCTCGTCCGACCTCGTCTTCGACCTGGACGCCGACCACCTGCCGTCGGTCACGCTCGGCGAGGACAGCTACGCCGAGATGCTCGCGAAGTGTAAGGACGCCTTACTCAGGTTGCTCGACTTCCTCGAAGACGACTTCGGTTTCGAGGATCTGACAGTCGTCTTCTCGGGCGGGCGGGGCTACCACGTCCACGTCCGCGACGAGGGTGTCAAGCCACTGGAACGGAACGCTCGCCGCGAGATCGTCGACTACGTCCGCGGGATCGGACTGGAGTTCGACGAACTCGTCTCGGCCGAGGCCGTCGCGGGGACCGCCGGGCGGTCCAGTCCGGCACAGAAACGGCTGCTCGACACCAGCGGCGGGTGGAGCGCCCGCGCCCACCGACACCTCCTCTCGCTGTTCGACGAGGTGCTCGCGATGGAGGAAAGCGAGGCCGTCGCACGGCTCCGGGAGTACGACCGGATCGGCGAGGGGAAAGCCGAGGCCGCCCTCACCGCGGCCCGGAACAACTACGAGGAACTCGAAGCCGGCAACATCGATGTCCACCCGGCGGTGTTCCAACTGGCGAAACTCGTCGTCCACGAGGCCGTCGCGGCCGACAACGCGCCGATCGACGAACCGGTGACGACGGACACCAACCGGCTGATCAGACTCCCGGGATCGCTCCACGGCGGGAGCGGACTGGCGGTCAGACGGATCGACCGCGACGAGATCGACGCCTTCGATCCGCTGGTCGATGCGGTGCCCGAGACGTTCCGCGGCCACGAGATCACCGTCGAAGTGACAGACGGCGGCCGGGTCGAGCTCGACGGCGATACTTTTACACTGGAGGAAAGAGAGGTAACGGTACCAGAGGCCGTGGGCGTCTTCCTGATGGCCCGCGGCAGAGCCGAGAAAAGCCAGGAATGA
- a CDS encoding TspO/MBR family protein, which produces MSDHDETGRRRPTLDRGDLPGAVVAVVLVNVVGALPAVLGGPNTAWFQSLAKPAIYPPPWVFGVVWPLLFTLMGVALYVVWRDARTTTRGVVALRLFVAQMAVNVAWTPTFFSAQDLTVALAVVAGLWLVLVPTLWTFWRIDRRAGGLLVPYFLWVSFAVLLNYRFVVLN; this is translated from the coding sequence ATGAGCGACCACGACGAAACCGGTCGGCGGCGGCCGACACTCGACAGAGGCGACCTCCCGGGCGCCGTCGTGGCCGTCGTCCTCGTCAACGTCGTCGGCGCGCTGCCGGCAGTACTCGGCGGGCCGAACACGGCGTGGTTTCAGTCGCTCGCCAAGCCCGCGATCTACCCGCCGCCGTGGGTGTTCGGCGTGGTCTGGCCGCTGTTGTTCACGCTCATGGGAGTCGCGCTGTACGTCGTCTGGCGGGACGCCCGGACGACGACTCGGGGGGTCGTCGCGCTCCGGCTGTTCGTCGCCCAGATGGCCGTCAACGTCGCGTGGACGCCGACGTTCTTCTCGGCCCAGGACCTCACCGTCGCCCTCGCCGTCGTCGCGGGCCTGTGGCTCGTGCTGGTGCCGACACTCTGGACGTTCTGGCGGATCGATCGCCGGGCCGGCGGGCTGCTCGTCCCGTACTTCCTGTGGGTGAGCTTCGCGGTCCTGTTGAACTACCGGTTCGTCGTGCTGAACTGA
- a CDS encoding GNAT family N-acetyltransferase — MSVNVETQVVDRGDDDYVGAAWRLKESIRESEGVLRQRRGFFQNAYRRSRVYLYIDRSEDRLVGFASVRRDGYILFLAVDSDYRGHGFGKRLVARVAEDYGSVTCHARTTNREAIEFYTHIGFEVRRRIDDYYEDGGDAYYLKLGEDSITEKLTNLLRR, encoded by the coding sequence GTGAGCGTCAACGTCGAAACACAGGTCGTCGACAGAGGGGACGACGACTACGTCGGTGCAGCCTGGCGCCTCAAGGAGTCGATCCGCGAGTCCGAGGGGGTCCTCAGACAGCGGCGGGGCTTCTTCCAGAACGCCTACCGGCGGTCCCGGGTCTACCTCTACATCGACCGCTCTGAGGACCGACTGGTCGGGTTCGCGTCGGTCCGACGCGACGGTTACATCCTCTTTCTGGCCGTCGACAGCGACTACCGTGGCCACGGGTTCGGGAAGCGCCTGGTCGCCCGCGTGGCCGAGGACTACGGGAGTGTGACCTGTCACGCCCGAACGACCAACCGGGAGGCCATCGAGTTCTACACGCACATCGGCTTCGAGGTCCGACGCCGGATCGACGACTACTACGAGGACGGCGGCGACGCCTACTACCTGAAACTCGGCGAGGACTCCATTACGGAGAAACTGACGAACCTACTGCGCAGGTAA